A region from the Misgurnus anguillicaudatus chromosome 7, ASM2758022v2, whole genome shotgun sequence genome encodes:
- the LOC141365408 gene encoding uncharacterized protein codes for MQPFLHMQTHTQAFPKKMSASTPQSILRTSLRPTPVATPSASPGRSISPTLRHKERRITFIEDADSPEAPKGSVHWNNGIAFNREINTPKRSSPPPKANIEVWSEHSDLEEEDKNLRTHSTLLEEGDNLDVQSESGSSVQEIPAELSKQVLPTLVSRPSLGQEASFVSNQSDSTLEFHDAFLPEDFMETQKKRRAVDSFDHEVTVTLPSSDKDLSLVEIHEREELPSIASPEKELENLPSGSSISNTEESQSLELELPVNVENNLEKEVTNPSFRQPATLSLCVACLFQ; via the exons ATGCAACCTTTCttacacatgcaaacacacacacaggcattCCCGAAAAAAATGTCAGCCTCTACCCCACAGTCTATTCTGAGGACTAGCTTACGACCCACTCCTGTGGCCACCCCTTCGGCTTCTCCAGGCCGGTCCATCTCTCCCACACTTCGCCACAAAGAAAGACGCATTACTTTTATAGAGGATGCTGACTCTCCAGAGGCTCCCAAGGGATCTGTCCACTGGAACAACGGG ATTGCCTTTAACAGGGAGATCAATACACCTAAGAGGTCTTCCCCACCTCCCAAAGCAAACATTGAAGTCTGGAGCGAACATTCAGATTTAGAAGAGGAAGACAAAAATCTAAGGACACACTCAACCTTACTGGAAGAAGGAGATAATCTTGATGTACAATCTGAGAGTGGATCCTCTGTACAAGAGATCCCAGCAGAGTTGTCCAAACAAGTGCTACCAACTCTTGTGTCTCGGCCAAGTCTCGGGCAAGAAGCAAGTTTTGTCTCTAATCAGTCTGATTCCACTCTCGAGTTTCATGATGCTTTTTTACCTGAGGATTTTATGGAAACGCAGAAGAAACGTAGAGCAGTTGACAGCTTTGATCATGAGGTGACTGTGACTCTTCCTTCTTCAGATAAAGATTTGTCCCTAGTAGAAATCCATGAAAGGGAAGAGTTGCCCTCTATTGCATCGCCTGAGAAAGAGCTGGAAAACTTGCCTAGTGGATCAAGCATATCCAACACAGAGGAATCTCAGAGTCTTGAACTTGAATTGCCTGTAAATGTTGAGAATAATCTTGAGAAGGAAGTGACTaacccctcgttcagacagccagcgacattatcgctgtgtgtcgcttgtctctttcaatga